A window of Methylomagnum ishizawai contains these coding sequences:
- a CDS encoding polysaccharide pyruvyl transferase family protein — MKRLGIVGYYGHGNFGDELFLQAFRRVFPVNEYRMDLLGRSGALMRKYRDSRLDAIAERYDAIIIGGGDLLIPGYDVANQYFLEEFLQVPVFVHGVGVPTWTGYDETACNNMKKFLRSEAIQGICVRDIEGVEWVNKNIKPHVEAVFADDIVFSLLDTVDFRYQPKTSVERIGIVLRGGQNKPDCKMKEFVHFLLQQGHALRFIMLGTGKELDYDLTAVEKLECLDSDRVDVVVRQSDVDLLHAFDGVDAVYSMKFHGCIAALMHGIPTFALITTDKFVNLYRKLGIADYIIHHTNARLFESVDSIYSFPELDLAGIYESSTKGLYDLKSKVDSLILSRKKVNFYFL; from the coding sequence ATGAAAAGACTCGGCATCGTTGGATACTACGGCCACGGCAATTTCGGCGACGAATTATTCTTGCAAGCGTTCCGCCGGGTTTTCCCGGTGAACGAATACCGCATGGACCTGCTCGGCAGGAGCGGTGCCTTGATGCGTAAGTACCGCGATAGCCGCCTCGATGCCATCGCCGAACGCTACGACGCCATCATCATCGGCGGCGGCGATTTGCTGATCCCCGGCTACGATGTGGCCAACCAATATTTCCTGGAAGAATTCCTACAGGTGCCGGTATTCGTCCACGGGGTGGGCGTACCCACCTGGACCGGCTACGACGAAACCGCCTGCAATAATATGAAAAAGTTCCTACGCTCCGAAGCGATACAAGGTATCTGCGTCCGCGATATCGAGGGCGTGGAATGGGTGAACAAAAATATCAAACCCCATGTGGAAGCGGTTTTCGCCGACGATATCGTGTTCAGCCTGTTGGATACCGTGGATTTCCGCTACCAGCCTAAAACCTCGGTGGAGCGCATCGGGATCGTGCTGCGCGGTGGCCAGAACAAGCCCGACTGCAAGATGAAGGAGTTCGTGCATTTTCTGTTGCAACAAGGCCATGCCCTGCGTTTCATCATGCTCGGCACCGGCAAGGAACTCGATTACGACCTGACCGCCGTGGAAAAGCTGGAATGCCTGGATTCCGACCGGGTCGATGTGGTGGTCCGGCAAAGCGATGTCGATTTGCTACACGCCTTCGATGGGGTGGATGCGGTTTACAGCATGAAATTCCATGGCTGCATCGCCGCGCTCATGCATGGTATTCCCACCTTCGCGCTCATCACTACCGATAAATTCGTGAACCTTTACCGGAAACTGGGTATCGCGGACTATATCATCCATCATACCAACGCCCGTTTGTTCGAGAGCGTGGATTCGATCTATTCTTTCCCGGAATTGGATTTGGCGGGGATTTATGAATCCTCAACTAAAGGATTATATGATTTGAAATCGAAGGTGGATTCTTTGATTCTTAGCCGAAAGAAAGTAAATTTTTATTTTCTATAG
- a CDS encoding WcbI family polysaccharide biosynthesis putative acetyltransferase gives MLFRSKKQTIYPHHEIGPPAKDAELGKSSEKLISISDSQIANNNAMDGLQHRVELRLPKIKVPQESEVGFPFEVATEGLASGTQIFADKTYIVGQVTNAGVVKVVLNALGKRSVDIKCGETWLSAEINIIRPRHEKKKFAIYGNCQSLALASVLMRFSDFRNKFEIIKLDPVHLISNAAHDAFLNKSLPNLDVLLYQPVKEGYRGNDRFSSKYLLTQLKEGARAISFPSIQSYCYHPTVFLFKSASEDISSICKEIFGLPIHELYHFHQIVKSYLSGASLQAAIVSFDQASDKDIEYYHARIQDSWDRLLQAEIEHAIDIRISDFIKSRYKQSLLFHTPSHPSGEVLADICHQLFSHLGVDASDEEMQEVIALDPLNMISYPLQKFILGDLNINYDNSRNFFIKHKDTHITIDVLINNYYMLYNYIGKERLALISNHSLDGKDHLLADLLLFNNTDSSAMLDDQITTIIQKPRIIAPDKIEAGVPFQVITQNIMVGTAIMADKVHSLAKVDASGITKISLSVSGKRTIDIKINDDWISSNIIVYKNI, from the coding sequence ATGTTATTCCGCAGCAAGAAGCAAACGATTTATCCGCATCATGAAATCGGGCCTCCGGCGAAGGACGCCGAACTTGGAAAATCATCTGAGAAACTAATTTCCATTAGTGATTCCCAGATTGCAAATAACAACGCCATGGATGGCCTTCAGCATCGGGTCGAACTGAGGCTGCCTAAAATCAAGGTGCCCCAAGAAAGCGAAGTCGGATTTCCTTTTGAAGTTGCTACCGAAGGATTAGCTTCCGGTACCCAAATATTCGCTGATAAAACTTATATAGTGGGACAAGTGACGAATGCCGGGGTTGTCAAGGTAGTATTGAACGCCTTGGGTAAGCGTAGCGTGGATATAAAATGTGGCGAAACATGGCTTTCTGCTGAAATCAATATCATCCGGCCCCGGCATGAGAAAAAGAAATTCGCCATTTATGGCAATTGCCAATCTTTAGCCTTGGCTTCGGTACTGATGCGGTTTTCAGACTTCAGAAACAAATTCGAGATCATAAAACTCGACCCAGTACATTTGATTTCCAACGCCGCCCACGATGCTTTTCTGAATAAAAGCCTTCCTAACCTCGATGTTTTGCTTTACCAGCCTGTTAAAGAGGGTTATCGTGGTAATGACAGATTCTCGAGCAAATATTTATTGACCCAGCTTAAGGAAGGTGCGCGGGCAATCAGTTTTCCTTCGATCCAGTCTTATTGTTATCACCCAACAGTTTTTTTATTCAAATCCGCCAGTGAAGATATATCTTCAATTTGCAAGGAAATATTCGGTTTACCCATACATGAGCTATATCATTTTCATCAGATTGTCAAATCCTATTTATCTGGAGCTAGTCTCCAAGCGGCTATTGTTTCATTTGATCAGGCATCTGATAAAGATATTGAATATTATCATGCTAGAATACAGGATAGCTGGGACCGTCTGCTACAGGCTGAAATAGAACATGCTATCGATATCCGGATCAGTGATTTCATAAAAAGTCGATATAAGCAGAGTTTGTTATTTCATACCCCAAGCCATCCTAGCGGAGAAGTTTTGGCAGATATCTGTCACCAGTTATTTAGTCATCTCGGTGTAGACGCAAGCGATGAGGAAATGCAGGAAGTTATCGCGCTTGATCCATTAAATATGATTAGCTATCCATTACAAAAATTCATCTTAGGCGATTTAAATATTAATTATGATAATTCTCGCAACTTTTTTATCAAGCACAAAGATACACATATAACCATTGATGTTCTAATAAATAATTATTATATGTTGTATAACTATATTGGAAAAGAAAGACTAGCTTTAATATCAAATCACTCATTAGACGGGAAAGATCATCTTTTAGCGGATTTATTATTATTTAATAATACGGATTCATCCGCCATGCTTGACGATCAAATTACTACCATTATTCAGAAACCTAGAATTATTGCTCCTGACAAAATTGAGGCGGGTGTACCTTTCCAAGTAATCACCCAAAATATTATGGTAGGGACTGCCATTATGGCAGATAAAGTGCATTCACTCGCTAAAGTCGATGCAAGTGGAATCACAAAAATTTCTTTATCTGTCTCTGGCAAACGCACAATTGACATTAAAATAAATGATGATTGGATATCATCAAATATAATTGTATATAAAAATATTTAG
- a CDS encoding glycosyltransferase family 61 protein, producing the protein MKTLLSPLIIGNNNLVSSLLFPSEPSKRPLPLIAPDICPQWFSDRHSEVFGWLPPLGVHRLTNCLVIANGMVINEGGELVYSPDIVSPFWTKKLDRYSIETIKTKEIISCDNDIIYVRLANPGFKVYGHWLLDILPSLWLFKYFCSTQSFDMDFKFVLQEGTPGWAIDIISDYFGICRDMIIYFDEANQILSIKNLIIPSYLRVSPAISPRFNDFVNDLLYVSLMNKATVTNNQTKFPKKFFILRGNGAINRKTTLDNQDSLLEILKQFGIVPFYPESLSFSDQIALFSQAELIIGEFGSALHNAVFSPDSTSVVVLANSFMNWTQSAISALRGQRLQYIKPETEQKVNSLQSYVYNIDDIRINIETVLTARSS; encoded by the coding sequence ATGAAAACATTATTAAGCCCGCTAATAATTGGAAATAATAACTTAGTTTCTAGCCTATTATTTCCCTCTGAACCCTCTAAGCGTCCGCTGCCATTGATTGCCCCGGATATCTGCCCGCAATGGTTTTCTGATAGGCACAGTGAAGTCTTTGGATGGTTGCCGCCGCTAGGCGTGCATAGGCTCACCAATTGTTTGGTTATTGCCAATGGCATGGTTATTAATGAGGGTGGAGAATTAGTATATTCCCCAGATATAGTATCACCGTTCTGGACCAAAAAGCTGGATAGGTACTCTATTGAGACAATCAAGACAAAAGAAATAATTAGTTGTGATAATGATATTATCTACGTGAGACTTGCCAATCCAGGATTTAAGGTCTACGGGCATTGGCTGCTAGATATACTGCCATCGTTATGGCTATTTAAATATTTCTGTTCAACTCAATCGTTTGATATGGATTTTAAGTTTGTTTTACAAGAAGGGACACCTGGATGGGCTATCGATATTATCAGTGATTACTTTGGCATATGTCGGGATATGATTATTTATTTCGATGAGGCTAATCAAATACTTTCAATTAAAAACCTGATTATTCCATCTTATTTGAGGGTCAGCCCGGCTATTTCTCCAAGATTTAATGATTTTGTTAATGATTTATTATATGTTTCCTTAATGAATAAAGCAACAGTCACTAACAATCAAACCAAGTTTCCTAAAAAATTTTTTATATTAAGGGGTAATGGCGCAATAAATAGAAAAACTACATTGGATAATCAAGATTCGTTGTTGGAAATTTTAAAGCAGTTTGGCATAGTTCCGTTCTATCCAGAGTCGCTGTCATTCAGCGATCAGATAGCTTTGTTTTCCCAAGCTGAATTGATTATCGGGGAGTTCGGCAGCGCGTTGCACAACGCGGTTTTTTCTCCGGACTCTACCTCTGTTGTCGTCTTAGCTAATTCTTTCATGAATTGGACTCAATCCGCGATATCTGCGTTGAGAGGGCAACGGCTTCAATATATAAAGCCAGAGACCGAGCAGAAAGTAAACTCCCTACAGTCTTATGTTTATAACATAGACGACATCCGCATTAATATAGAGACTGTTCTTACGGCTCGCTCTAGTTAA
- a CDS encoding PAS domain-containing sensor histidine kinase, translating into MSSPIQSPGAEALRYFDASPVPMYLLWRGDDGGTELIHANPRFRADAPAMMGGEPGSWAAHIHPEDWPQVVGPLAGLEAGGEVELEYRCRPGPGQEDYVRVRDRFAAHRAGPGGMEILAVRLDIPDAGERAGPGQCREALYRSAIQGSPDAYFVLDGQGRIQEWSPRAESMFGYTQEEVSGRSLEQAIQPRGNPGEPEDVFARFLRTCREQGSGRRRRFIARQRDGGGMPVEIQASQLELGGQRCYTGFIRDISDRLLAEGRWVQAQKLEAIGQLTSGLCHDFNNILSIVIGSLELLNEPLTAMERRQVVQSALTAAERGVEVTRSLLAVARRQPLEARDVNINALLRELEPLIRQTAGKAVQVEVAPLAVDAIAHIDQGGFSNAILNLVINARDAMPQGGSLCVYTHWLGLLEHQETAPELPPGEYIAIGVDDTGAGMSPGVAARAFDPFFTTKERGKGTGLGLAMVYGFARQSGGTAQIQSVPGKGTLVTVLLPVVATSRQSPPLVDVRHEGGRGWPAPEP; encoded by the coding sequence ATGTCCAGTCCAATCCAGTCCCCCGGCGCGGAAGCCCTGCGCTATTTCGATGCCAGCCCGGTGCCGATGTACCTGCTCTGGCGCGGGGACGACGGCGGCACGGAGTTGATCCATGCCAATCCCAGGTTCCGCGCCGACGCTCCGGCCATGATGGGTGGGGAACCCGGCTCCTGGGCCGCGCATATCCACCCCGAGGATTGGCCCCAGGTCGTCGGCCCGCTGGCCGGCCTGGAAGCGGGCGGGGAGGTCGAATTGGAATACCGCTGCCGCCCCGGCCCCGGCCAGGAGGACTATGTCCGGGTGCGCGACCGCTTCGCGGCCCACCGGGCGGGACCGGGCGGAATGGAAATCCTCGCGGTCCGGCTCGATATCCCGGACGCCGGGGAGCGGGCCGGGCCGGGGCAATGCCGCGAGGCGCTCTACCGCAGCGCCATCCAGGGTTCGCCCGATGCCTATTTCGTGCTGGACGGACAGGGCCGCATCCAGGAATGGAGCCCCCGCGCCGAAAGCATGTTCGGCTACACGCAGGAAGAAGTGTCGGGCCGGTCGTTGGAACAGGCCATCCAGCCGCGGGGCAATCCGGGCGAACCGGAGGATGTGTTCGCCCGTTTCCTGCGGACCTGCCGGGAGCAGGGCAGCGGCCGCCGCCGGAGGTTCATCGCCCGTCAACGCGATGGGGGCGGAATGCCGGTGGAAATCCAGGCTTCCCAGCTCGAATTGGGCGGCCAGCGCTGCTATACCGGCTTCATCCGCGATATCTCCGACCGCTTGCTGGCCGAGGGCCGTTGGGTGCAAGCCCAGAAGCTGGAAGCCATCGGCCAATTGACCAGCGGGCTTTGCCACGATTTCAACAACATCCTGAGCATCGTCATCGGCAGCCTGGAGCTTTTGAACGAACCGTTGACGGCCATGGAACGCCGCCAGGTGGTGCAATCGGCCCTGACCGCGGCGGAGCGGGGCGTCGAAGTGACCCGTTCGCTGTTGGCGGTGGCCCGCCGCCAGCCGCTCGAAGCCCGCGATGTCAATATCAACGCCTTACTGCGCGAGTTGGAACCCCTGATCCGGCAGACCGCGGGCAAGGCCGTCCAGGTCGAAGTCGCCCCGCTGGCGGTGGACGCCATCGCCCATATCGACCAGGGCGGTTTCAGCAACGCCATCCTCAACCTCGTCATCAACGCCCGCGACGCCATGCCCCAAGGCGGTTCGCTCTGCGTCTACACCCATTGGCTGGGCCTGTTGGAACACCAGGAAACCGCCCCGGAACTGCCGCCCGGCGAATACATCGCCATCGGCGTGGACGACACCGGGGCCGGGATGAGTCCTGGGGTGGCGGCGCGGGCCTTCGATCCCTTCTTCACCACCAAGGAGCGGGGCAAGGGCACCGGGCTGGGCCTCGCCATGGTGTACGGCTTCGCCCGCCAATCCGGGGGCACAGCGCAAATCCAGAGCGTGCCGGGCAAGGGCACCTTGGTGACGGTGTTGCTACCGGTGGTGGCCACGTCCAGGCAAAGCCCGCCCTTGGTCGATGTGCGGCATGAAGGCGGGAGGGGATGGCCGGCCCCGGAGCCCTGA
- a CDS encoding histidine kinase N-terminal 7TM domain-containing protein translates to MNSPILVYTPYLWPLWMAAGLLGALGLYAWRYRAAALPFALLMLLAAATNLLYSLEAAAAALPLKMLASEWRFVPCAFLPPMVLATARSYYTGAGHGFSALGWAALLCVPTLTALAPLVPTFHALFRDGFHLEWRGVQPVLLWENGPWFTVHYLYGSLLIWTSCALLLAALRSPRLKRSDTLLLLLGIALPDAVDILFQLRLLPVRGFNFAFPATVFTGLCFGWALLRGRAFEAMPLARRIVLDNLGDPLLILDPGLRLADGNRAAHAHWAIGAADLGRPAKECLPVAWADLLDGYDGREPRRKEAGIEPERRRVYRLALSPILEPGGGLLGHLLYGHEITAHKAAETALRDSEQRFRQLADNTTDVFWVAEWPSIKLLYISPAFESIWSLPRHALYRDPRRRWRASVHPGDRTRLWRRWREQMEGGQSELEYRIVRPDGGVRWIEDRSRLIADGRGFRIVGIARDITRAKQLSEELERHRHHLEDLVAERTAQLEEARRQAESANAAKGSFLANMSHEIRTPISAVLGLADLCLQTGPSERQRGYLLKIKGASTGLLGIINDILDFSKIEAGKLELEDIEFGLDEVLERLAAVVAEQARERGLELVFNGAERVSARLVGDPLRLGQVLINLVGNAIKFSARGTVAVDFREETGEDGVSVLHVAVSDPGIGLTPAQLAGLFSPFSQADSSTTRRYGGTGLGLAISRRLVEMMGGTLSAASEYGRGSVFRFSVRLRAGRGVASPSGSGADTDVLAGQLLGADILLVEDNVINREILVELLGDRGLRVRPVENGLQALQAVAARKPDAVLMDCQMPVMDGYETCRALRANPAYRDLPIIALTANALGSDRERCLEAGMNAYLAKPVDLDALLRALARWVGSARAAAEPVLPAASGTDSDSTPAIDMAAGLPRVDHNRELYFRLLRKFRDEHLPGFEVAFRAAAAAGHWEAARRSAHSLKGTARTLGAERLGDRAAELEVLARQAGPVEEALAGLAVELDRVAAAIDALPEE, encoded by the coding sequence ATGAACAGCCCGATCCTGGTATATACGCCCTATCTTTGGCCGCTGTGGATGGCAGCGGGCCTATTGGGTGCCTTGGGGCTTTATGCCTGGCGCTACCGGGCGGCGGCCCTGCCTTTCGCCCTCCTGATGCTGCTGGCGGCGGCGACCAACCTGTTGTATTCCCTGGAAGCGGCGGCGGCGGCGCTGCCCTTGAAGATGCTGGCCTCGGAATGGCGCTTCGTGCCCTGCGCCTTCCTTCCTCCCATGGTCCTGGCGACCGCGCGGTCCTACTATACCGGGGCCGGGCACGGGTTTTCCGCCCTGGGCTGGGCCGCGCTGCTATGCGTGCCCACCCTGACCGCCCTCGCCCCGCTGGTCCCCACTTTCCACGCGCTGTTCCGCGACGGGTTCCACCTGGAATGGCGCGGGGTCCAGCCCGTGCTGCTGTGGGAGAACGGTCCCTGGTTCACGGTGCATTACCTCTATGGTTCGCTCCTGATCTGGACCAGTTGCGCCCTGTTGCTCGCCGCCCTGCGCTCCCCCCGCCTCAAACGGAGCGATACCCTCTTGCTCCTGCTGGGCATCGCCCTGCCCGACGCGGTGGATATCCTGTTCCAACTGCGCCTGCTGCCGGTGCGGGGCTTCAATTTTGCGTTCCCGGCCACCGTGTTCACCGGCCTGTGCTTCGGCTGGGCCTTGTTGCGGGGCCGGGCCTTCGAGGCCATGCCCCTGGCCCGGCGCATCGTGCTGGATAACCTGGGCGATCCCCTGCTGATCCTGGACCCCGGCCTGCGCCTGGCCGACGGCAACCGGGCGGCCCACGCCCATTGGGCTATCGGTGCCGCCGACCTGGGCCGCCCCGCCAAGGAGTGCCTGCCCGTCGCCTGGGCGGACCTGCTGGACGGCTACGACGGCCGGGAACCCCGCCGCAAGGAAGCCGGGATCGAACCGGAGCGGCGGCGGGTCTACCGGCTGGCGCTCTCGCCGATCCTGGAACCGGGCGGCGGCCTGCTCGGGCACCTGTTGTACGGCCACGAAATCACTGCCCACAAGGCGGCGGAAACCGCGCTCCGCGACAGCGAACAGCGCTTCCGGCAATTGGCCGACAACACCACCGATGTGTTCTGGGTGGCGGAATGGCCGAGCATCAAATTGCTCTATATCAGCCCGGCCTTCGAGTCCATCTGGAGCCTGCCCCGGCACGCGCTATACCGCGATCCCCGGCGGCGCTGGCGGGCTTCGGTCCATCCCGGCGACCGCACCCGGCTGTGGCGGCGCTGGCGCGAGCAGATGGAGGGCGGCCAATCCGAACTCGAATACCGCATCGTCCGGCCCGATGGCGGGGTGCGCTGGATCGAGGACCGCAGCCGTTTGATCGCCGATGGCCGGGGTTTCAGGATCGTCGGCATCGCCCGCGATATTACCCGCGCCAAGCAACTCTCCGAGGAATTGGAACGCCACCGCCACCACCTGGAGGATTTGGTGGCCGAGCGCACGGCCCAACTCGAAGAGGCCCGCCGCCAAGCCGAATCCGCCAACGCCGCCAAGGGCAGCTTCCTCGCCAATATGAGCCATGAAATCCGCACCCCGATCAGCGCGGTACTCGGGCTGGCCGACCTGTGCCTGCAAACCGGGCCTTCCGAACGCCAGCGCGGCTACCTGCTCAAGATCAAGGGCGCTTCGACCGGCCTGCTCGGCATCATCAACGACATCCTGGACTTCTCCAAGATCGAGGCGGGCAAACTGGAATTGGAGGACATCGAGTTCGGCCTGGACGAGGTGCTGGAACGGCTGGCGGCGGTGGTGGCGGAACAGGCGCGGGAACGCGGGCTGGAACTGGTGTTCAACGGGGCGGAACGGGTGTCGGCCCGCCTGGTCGGCGATCCCCTGCGGCTGGGGCAGGTGCTGATCAACCTGGTGGGCAACGCCATCAAATTCTCCGCGCGGGGGACGGTGGCGGTGGATTTCCGCGAAGAGACCGGGGAGGACGGCGTTTCGGTCCTGCATGTGGCGGTTTCCGACCCAGGCATCGGCCTGACCCCGGCGCAATTGGCCGGCTTGTTCAGCCCGTTCTCGCAGGCGGATTCCTCGACCACCCGGCGCTATGGCGGCACCGGGCTGGGCTTGGCGATCAGCCGTCGCTTGGTGGAAATGATGGGCGGCACCTTGTCGGCGGCCAGCGAATACGGGCGGGGCAGCGTGTTCCGCTTCAGTGTGCGGCTACGGGCGGGGCGGGGTGTCGCGTCGCCATCCGGCAGCGGCGCGGACACGGACGTGCTGGCCGGGCAATTGCTCGGGGCCGATATCCTCCTGGTCGAGGACAATGTGATCAACCGCGAAATCCTGGTGGAACTGCTGGGCGACCGGGGCTTGCGGGTGCGCCCGGTGGAAAACGGCCTGCAAGCGCTCCAGGCCGTGGCGGCCCGGAAACCGGACGCGGTGCTGATGGATTGCCAGATGCCGGTGATGGACGGCTACGAAACCTGCCGCGCACTCAGGGCCAATCCGGCCTACCGCGACCTGCCTATCATCGCCTTGACCGCCAACGCCCTCGGCAGCGACCGCGAGCGCTGCCTCGAAGCCGGCATGAACGCCTATCTTGCCAAGCCGGTGGACCTGGACGCGCTGCTGCGGGCGCTGGCCCGATGGGTGGGGTCGGCGCGGGCGGCGGCGGAACCGGTTCTGCCCGCCGCCTCCGGAACCGATTCCGATTCCACCCCCGCTATCGACATGGCGGCCGGGCTGCCGCGGGTGGACCACAACCGGGAACTCTATTTCAGGCTTTTGCGGAAATTCCGGGACGAACACCTGCCGGGATTCGAGGTGGCGTTCCGGGCGGCGGCGGCGGCGGGGCATTGGGAAGCGGCCCGGCGCTCGGCCCATTCCCTCAAGGGCACGGCCCGGACCCTGGGCGCGGAACGGTTGGGGGACCGGGCGGCGGAACTGGAAGTCCTGGCCCGGCAAGCCGGGCCGGTGGAGGAGGCTTTGGCCGGACTGGCGGTGGAACTCGACCGGGTCGCCGCCGCGATAGACGCGCTCCCGGAAGAATAA
- a CDS encoding response regulator, whose amino-acid sequence MEKPPKSFRPKIPKSFCTTAQAAEKLGVSIRTVQLWTESGLLAAWKTGGGHRRIPLESLDKLLLHPPPAPDGAAVPESSLRVLVVEDEPGLLTLYRAQVRRWPVATELATAQDGFDALLKLGQAKPHLMITDLLMPHMDGFGMLKRLRGLPEFADMAIVAVTSLDPEQIAERGGLPGGIPVLSKPIRFDALERIAIKLAVARRLLPAG is encoded by the coding sequence ATGGAGAAACCACCCAAGTCCTTCCGTCCCAAGATTCCCAAGAGTTTCTGCACCACCGCCCAGGCCGCCGAAAAGCTGGGGGTGTCCATCCGGACGGTGCAACTTTGGACCGAAAGCGGTTTGCTGGCCGCCTGGAAAACCGGGGGCGGCCACCGCCGCATCCCCCTGGAATCCTTGGACAAGCTCCTGCTCCATCCCCCGCCCGCGCCGGACGGGGCCGCCGTGCCCGAATCCAGCCTGCGGGTGCTGGTGGTCGAGGACGAACCCGGCCTGTTGACGCTGTACCGCGCCCAGGTGCGGCGCTGGCCGGTGGCGACCGAACTGGCGACGGCCCAGGACGGTTTCGACGCCCTGCTCAAGCTCGGCCAGGCCAAGCCGCATCTGATGATCACCGATCTCCTGATGCCGCACATGGACGGCTTCGGGATGCTCAAGCGGTTGCGCGGCCTGCCTGAGTTCGCGGATATGGCCATCGTCGCCGTGACCAGCCTGGACCCGGAGCAAATCGCCGAGCGCGGCGGCCTGCCGGGCGGGATTCCGGTACTGTCGAAACCCATCCGCTTCGATGCGCTGGAGCGAATCGCGATTAAACTTGCTGTGGCCCGGCGGCTATTGCCCGCCGGGTAG
- a CDS encoding EAL domain-containing protein yields MLLPSLLIGDLGNLFKQESALDESPLLLRDGQVEGRFGDLYLSTVFKHIRSAAQPGRVNGYQAGLRLYAERESPHFALDDFANAQHTSALINLDRLCRTIHLLNFLGLPDNDARLFLPVNPNYVIAVKKNHGAYFEDVLARCERSPQQVVVSVSLGLWDGRAATAVARGLENYRARGYQIALQSERKPHPENSELALLREINPDYFITPHGFGPAPDRFDTTEALSRLRSTISVARGLGAEVVVEGVASARQADLSLAAGANWVQGEYYEAEQQRTGSARPAAPANDSGDIDLGALLAVGFA; encoded by the coding sequence ATGCTTCTCCCTAGCCTACTGATCGGCGATCTCGGCAACCTGTTCAAGCAAGAAAGCGCCCTGGACGAATCCCCCTTACTGCTGCGGGATGGGCAGGTCGAGGGCCGCTTCGGCGATTTATATCTCAGCACCGTATTCAAGCACATCCGCTCCGCCGCCCAGCCGGGCAGGGTGAACGGCTATCAGGCCGGACTCAGGCTGTACGCGGAACGGGAAAGCCCCCATTTCGCCCTGGACGATTTCGCCAACGCCCAGCACACCTCGGCCCTCATCAACCTGGACCGATTGTGCCGGACCATCCATCTGCTCAATTTCCTGGGGCTGCCGGACAACGATGCCCGGTTGTTCCTGCCGGTCAATCCCAATTATGTGATCGCGGTCAAGAAGAACCACGGGGCTTACTTCGAGGACGTGCTGGCCCGTTGCGAGCGCTCGCCGCAACAGGTGGTGGTCTCGGTGTCGCTGGGCCTGTGGGATGGCCGCGCCGCCACCGCCGTGGCGCGGGGTTTGGAGAATTACCGCGCCAGGGGCTACCAAATCGCCCTCCAGAGCGAGCGCAAGCCACATCCCGAGAACAGCGAACTCGCCCTGTTGCGGGAAATCAACCCGGATTATTTCATCACCCCGCATGGTTTCGGCCCGGCCCCAGACCGTTTCGATACCACCGAGGCGCTGTCGCGGTTGCGCTCGACCATCTCGGTGGCGCGTGGACTCGGGGCCGAGGTGGTGGTGGAAGGTGTGGCTTCCGCCCGCCAAGCCGACCTGAGCCTGGCGGCGGGCGCGAATTGGGTACAGGGGGAATATTACGAGGCCGAGCAACAGCGGACCGGCTCCGCCCGCCCCGCCGCGCCCGCCAACGATAGCGGCGATATCGACCTGGGCGCGTTGCTGGCCGTGGGTTTCGCCTGA
- a CDS encoding response regulator transcription factor, with protein sequence MHKILVVDDHLDIRKLMRITLDKEYLVTEAETGDSALEIIRRERPGLVLLDIMMPGKLDGLAVLEAVKGDPELNGTCVVMLTARGQVKDYEAGMLRGADGYFIKPFSPLQLLDFIRKRLG encoded by the coding sequence ATGCACAAGATATTGGTGGTGGACGACCATCTGGATATCCGCAAGCTCATGCGGATCACCCTCGACAAGGAATACCTGGTGACCGAGGCCGAGACCGGCGACAGCGCCTTGGAGATCATCCGGCGCGAGCGGCCCGGCCTGGTGCTGCTGGATATCATGATGCCGGGCAAACTGGACGGCCTCGCGGTGCTGGAAGCGGTCAAGGGCGACCCGGAGTTGAACGGCACCTGCGTGGTGATGTTGACCGCCCGCGGCCAGGTCAAGGATTACGAGGCGGGGATGCTGCGCGGGGCCGACGGCTACTTCATCAAGCCGTTCAGCCCGTTGCAGTTGCTGGATTTCATCCGCAAGCGCCTGGGCTGA